Proteins encoded by one window of Cannabis sativa cultivar Pink pepper isolate KNU-18-1 chromosome 4, ASM2916894v1, whole genome shotgun sequence:
- the LOC115714895 gene encoding subtilisin-like protease SBT1.9 codes for MASSLNMEVVSVILLAISFFFYLVSAKSQTYIVHMDKSAMPKAFSTHQSWYMSTLSTISEKNSQLHINSKLIHTYTNSIHGFSVTLTPSELEALKKSPGYIHSTPDHLLKPHTTHTPKFLGLNPTSGLWPASSFGEGIIIGVVDTGIWPESKSFSDKGMTAVPSRWKGKCESGEQFNSSLCNKKLIGARFYNKGLLANIPKFKITMNSPRDKDGHGTHTASTAAGGYVEGASYFGYAAGTASGLAPKARLAIYKTIWRNSVYTSDFLAAIDQAIRDGVDVLSLSLGLGDGDYSLEDDSMAIAIFAAMEKGIFVSASAGNIGPRAGTVINAAPWITTVAAGTVDRVFKGTLTLGNGFQINFDSLYPGNSSQHQVGLVFLDGCADLNQIKKVRDKIVVCKDNLSISDQVEKAESAKVFGAVFISNYSLSDFYTRSSFRAAFIGLKDGETVINYIKNSKNPTGRLEFQKTVLGSKPAPKVDGYSSRGPFLNCPNVLKPDILAPGSSILAAWSPISSVAEVQSRSLFSDFNIQSGTSMAAPHVAGVAALIKSVHPDWSTAAIRSALMTTANPLDNTQNPIQDEDNFEIPGLDTGSGLIQPNKAIDPGLIYDTTSEDYVKLLCGMKYTPKQIQIITKSNHTCVGPLSSDLNYPSFIAYFNGIGGSTSKVVEFRRTLTNVGKENSSYSVKVTAMKELKVKVEPMKLVFKKKYDKLSYKLSLEGPKVLKAEVVLGSLSWVEETGKYVVRSPIVATSIDPEDLRDL; via the coding sequence ATGGCTAGTTCACTCAATATGGAGGTAGTGAGTGTAATCTTATTAGCCATAAGCTTCTTCTTTTACTTAGTTTCAGCAAAGTCACAAACCTATATTGTACACATGGACAAATCAGCTATGCCAAAAGCCTTCTCAACTCACCAAAGTTGGTACATGTCTACTCTTTCTACCATATCAGAGAAAAATTCCCAACTCCATATCAACTCAAAACTCATTCACACTTACACAAACTCTATCCATGGATTTAGTGTAACACTCACTCCTTCTGAGCTTGAAGCACTCAAAAAATCTCCTGGTTACATTCATTCCACCCCAGATCATCTCCTTAAACCCCACACCACACATACTCCTAAGTTTCTTGGATTAAACCCCACTTCTGGTTTATGGCCAGCTTCATCTTTCGGCGAAGGCATCATAATTGGTGTAGTTGACACTGGAATTTGGCCAGAGAGCAAGAGCTTCAGTGACAAAGGAATGACAGCAGTGCCCTCTAGATGGAAAGGGAAATGTGAGTCAGGTGAACAATTCAACTCTTCCTTGTGCAACAAGAAACTTATTGGAGCTCGATTTTACAACAAGGGTCTTTTAGCTAACATTCCCAAGTTTAAAATCACCATGAACTCTCCACGAGATAAAGATGGACATGGCACGCACACTGCTTCCACTGCAGCCGGTGGTTATGTGGAAGGCGCGTCTTACTTTGGCTATGCAGCCGGTACTGCCAGTGGCTTAGCGCCTAAAGCTCGATTGGCAATCTATAAAACTATATGGAGAAACTCTGTATACACCTCTGATTTTCTAGCAGCAATAGACCAGGCAATAAGAGATGGTGTTGATGTTTTGTCACTCTCTTTGGGGTTAGGAGATGGTGATTATAGTTTGGAGGATGATAGTATGGCAATAGCCATATTTGCAGCCATGGAGAAAGGCATATTTGTTTCAGCTTCAGCTGGAAACATTGGCCCAAGAGCAGGGACAGTAATCAATGCAGCACCATGGATAACCACAGTAGCAGCTGGTACTGTAGATAGAGTTTTCAAAGGAACATTGACTTTGGGGAACGGTTTTCAAATCAATTTCGATTCATTGTATCCCGGAAACTCTTCTCAACACCAAGTTGGCCTTGTTTTCTTAGATGGGTGTGCagatttgaatcaaattaagaAAGTTAGAGACAAGATTGTTGTATGTAAAGACAACTTGAGTATAAGTGATCAAGTTGAGAAGGCCGAGTCTGCTAAAGTGTTTGGAGCTGTCTTTATAAGTAACTACTCATTATCTGATTTTTATACCAGAAGCTCATTTAGAGCTGCTTTTATTGGCTTAAAGGATGGTGAAACTGTTATAAACTACATCAAAAATAGCAAAAATCCCACTGGAAGATTAGAGTTTCAGAAAACAGTACTGGGATCAAAACCAGCTCCAAAAGTGGATGGCTATAGCTCTAGAGGGCCATTTCTGAATTGCCCAAATGTGTTAAAACCAGATATCTTGGCCCCTGGCTCATCAATCTTGGCAGCCTGGTCTCCAATAAGCTCAGTGGCTGAAGTTCAATCAAGGTCTTTGTTCAGTGACTTTAATATCCAATCAGGCACTTCAATGGCTGCACCTCATGTTGCAGGAGTTGCAGCCCTGATCAAATCAGTCCATCCTGATTGGAGCACAGCAGCCATTAGATCAGCCCTTATGACCACAGCCAACCCATTGGACAACACCCAAAATCCCATTCAAGATGAGGACAACTTCGAAATCCCGGGTTTGGATACTGGTTCTGGCCTTATTCAACCAAACAAGGCAATTGATCCTGGACTAATTTATGATACAACATCAGAAGACTATGTTAAGCTTCTATGTGGAATGAAATACACACCAAAACAGATTCAAATCATAACAAAGTCTAATCACACTTGTGTTGGACCACTGTCTTCGGATCTCAACTACCCATCTTTTATTGCTTATTTTAATGGAATTGGTGGTTCCACTTCCAAAGTTGTGGAGTTCAGAAGGACATTGACCAATGTGGGAAAAGAAAACTCTAGTTATAGTGTGAAAGTTACTGCCATGAAAGAGTTGAAAGTGAAGGTTGAGCCaatgaagctagttttcaagaaGAAGTATGATAAGTTAAGTTACAAGCTGAGTTTGGAGGGTCCAAAGGTGTTGAAAGCAGAAGTGGTTTTAGGCTCACTGAGTTGGGTAGAGGAAACTGGTAAATATGTTGTCAGGAGTCCAATAGTGGCCACAAGTATTGATCCTGAAGATTTGAGAGACCTATAA